One window from the genome of Pedobacter schmidteae encodes:
- a CDS encoding four helix bundle protein has product MHKYKELKVWQKSIELVTDVYCAKAKFPDKERFGLISQINRASVSIPSNIAKGAGRNSAKEFLHFLSIAHASSYETETQLIISRNLNYLSINELDVLTEKINEWQKMSYAFQSKLKSSFTGNV; this is encoded by the coding sequence ATGCATAAATATAAAGAATTGAAAGTTTGGCAGAAATCGATAGAACTGGTTACGGACGTTTATTGCGCTAAGGCTAAATTTCCTGATAAGGAAAGGTTTGGATTGATTAGTCAAATCAACAGAGCTTCTGTTTCCATCCCATCTAACATTGCAAAGGGGGCAGGACGAAATTCAGCTAAAGAATTCTTGCATTTTTTATCAATAGCACATGCTTCTTCATACGAGACCGAAACACAATTAATTATCTCTAGGAATTTAAATTATTTATCAATAAACGAGTTAGATGTGTTAACAGAAAAAATTAATGAATGGCAAAAGATGAGTTATGCTTTTCAGTCAAAACTGAAATCCTCCTTCACTGGTAATGTCTAA
- a CDS encoding acyl-CoA dehydrogenase family protein encodes MEATDKKTIKGGEFLITETTYQDVFIPEEFDEEQKMIAQTCRDFLAAEVYPNLDRIDTQEEGLMPSLMDKAGELGILGVSIPEAYGGFGKNFNTSMLVADVIGAGHSFAVALSAHTGIGTLPILYYGTEAQKNKYIPKLGTGEWKAAYCLTEPNSGSDANSGKTKAKLSDDGKHYIINGQKMWITNGGFADIFIVFAKIDDDANLTAFIVERAFGGITMNPEEHKMGIKGSSTRQVFFNDCPVPVENMLSDRQNGFKIAVNILNIGRIKLAAAAIGASKAVIDTAVNYSNERIQFDRQISKYGAIRYKLAEMATKVYAVESANYRAGQNIDDAFDALVAAGMDEGKAKLKSTEQFAVECAILKVWGSEALDYVVDEGVQIYGGMGFSADAPMDRAYRDARINRIFEGTNEINRLLTVDMMLKRAMKGELDLMTPATAVAAELMSIPDFGEEDDTLFAAEKKIIQNLKKATLMVAGAAVQKLMMSLSKEQEILMNIADMASYVYIAESAMLRTEKLVSMRGAEACEGQLNMMRIYFVEAVDAVNKAGKEALWAFAEGDEQRMMMVGLKRFTKMEAFNVKEARQKVAQQLIAANKYCY; translated from the coding sequence ATGGAAGCTACAGACAAAAAAACAATTAAAGGTGGCGAGTTTTTGATAACAGAAACCACTTACCAGGATGTATTCATTCCTGAAGAATTTGATGAAGAGCAAAAGATGATTGCACAAACCTGCCGGGATTTTCTGGCAGCAGAGGTATATCCTAACCTTGATCGTATTGATACACAGGAAGAGGGACTGATGCCTTCGCTAATGGACAAAGCCGGTGAACTGGGTATTCTGGGGGTTTCTATTCCTGAAGCCTATGGCGGATTTGGAAAAAATTTCAATACCTCGATGTTGGTGGCCGATGTGATCGGTGCAGGGCACTCTTTTGCCGTGGCCTTATCGGCCCATACCGGAATTGGTACTTTGCCTATTCTGTACTATGGAACAGAAGCGCAAAAAAATAAATACATTCCTAAGCTGGGAACCGGCGAGTGGAAAGCAGCCTATTGCCTAACAGAGCCCAATTCGGGCTCGGATGCCAACTCCGGAAAAACAAAAGCGAAACTATCGGACGATGGCAAGCATTACATCATCAACGGCCAGAAAATGTGGATCACCAATGGTGGCTTTGCCGATATCTTCATTGTGTTTGCAAAAATTGATGATGATGCCAACTTAACGGCCTTTATTGTCGAACGCGCCTTTGGTGGAATTACCATGAATCCTGAAGAGCATAAAATGGGGATCAAAGGATCGTCAACCCGTCAGGTGTTCTTTAACGATTGCCCGGTGCCGGTCGAGAATATGCTCTCTGATCGTCAGAATGGGTTTAAAATTGCGGTTAACATTTTAAATATAGGGCGTATTAAATTGGCCGCGGCTGCCATTGGCGCTTCCAAAGCGGTAATTGATACGGCTGTAAATTATTCGAATGAAAGGATCCAGTTCGATCGCCAGATCTCCAAATACGGAGCCATTCGCTATAAACTGGCCGAAATGGCGACTAAAGTTTATGCGGTAGAATCGGCCAATTACAGGGCAGGTCAGAATATTGACGATGCCTTTGATGCCCTGGTTGCTGCTGGCATGGATGAAGGAAAGGCCAAGCTGAAATCAACAGAACAGTTTGCTGTTGAATGCGCCATCCTGAAGGTATGGGGCTCGGAAGCTTTGGATTATGTGGTGGATGAAGGTGTGCAGATATACGGAGGTATGGGTTTTTCGGCAGATGCGCCGATGGATAGAGCGTACCGTGATGCCCGGATCAACCGGATTTTTGAAGGTACCAATGAGATCAATCGATTGTTGACGGTGGATATGATGCTGAAAAGGGCCATGAAGGGAGAACTGGACCTGATGACCCCGGCTACTGCTGTGGCTGCCGAACTGATGTCGATCCCGGATTTCGGGGAAGAAGACGATACCCTGTTTGCTGCCGAGAAAAAGATTATTCAGAACCTGAAAAAAGCAACATTGATGGTTGCCGGTGCTGCGGTACAAAAACTGATGATGAGCCTGTCTAAAGAACAGGAAATACTGATGAACATTGCCGATATGGCCAGTTATGTGTATATCGCCGAATCGGCCATGTTGAGGACCGAAAAACTGGTGAGTATGCGTGGAGCTGAGGCTTGCGAAGGACAGCTGAACATGATGCGTATTTATTTTGTGGAAGCCGTAGATGCGGTTAACAAAGCAGGTAAAGAAGCTTTGTGGGCATTTGCCGAAGGCGATGAGCAGCGCATGATGATGGTGGGATTGAAAAGGTTTACCAAAATGGAGGCTTTTAATGTAAAAGAAGCGAGGCAAAAGGTGGCACAACAATTGATTGCTGCTAATAAATATTGTTATTAA
- a CDS encoding acetyl-CoA C-acyltransferase: MEAYIIAGYRTAVGKAPRGVFRFTRADDLAADVIRALVASVPNLDKEQIDDVIVGNATPEAEQGLNIGRMISLMGLDTDKVPGVTVNRYCASGLETIATAVAKIKSGMADCIIAGGVEVMSGMPFGGWKIVPNADVARKNPDWYWGMGLTAEAVAKEYNVSREDQDIFAYQSHQKAVEAIKNGHLKDGILPITVNENYLDADMKKKTRSYVVDTDEGPRADTSVEKLAKLKPVFAADGCVTAGNSSQTSDGAAFVLVVSEKKMKELGVEPIARLVSYGIAGVPPRIMGIGPIYAIPKALKQAGMTLDQLNLIELNEAFASQSLAIVRELHLNTDILNVNGGAIALGHPLGCTGAKLSVQLFSELKRRNQKYGMVTMCVGTGQGAAGIFEML, translated from the coding sequence ATGGAAGCATATATTATAGCAGGATATCGTACCGCAGTGGGCAAGGCCCCTCGTGGTGTATTTCGTTTTACAAGGGCTGATGATTTGGCTGCAGATGTGATCCGCGCACTGGTGGCTTCGGTACCCAACCTGGACAAAGAACAAATTGATGATGTCATAGTTGGAAATGCAACGCCTGAGGCGGAGCAGGGGCTCAACATTGGCAGGATGATTTCTTTAATGGGACTGGATACCGACAAAGTACCCGGTGTTACAGTCAACCGTTACTGTGCCTCGGGCCTGGAAACGATTGCCACTGCTGTGGCTAAAATAAAAAGTGGTATGGCCGATTGTATTATTGCCGGTGGAGTGGAAGTGATGTCGGGAATGCCTTTTGGCGGATGGAAGATTGTCCCCAATGCTGATGTAGCCAGGAAAAATCCGGATTGGTACTGGGGTATGGGACTAACCGCTGAAGCCGTTGCCAAAGAATACAATGTAAGCCGCGAAGATCAGGATATATTTGCTTATCAATCGCACCAGAAAGCTGTTGAGGCGATAAAAAATGGTCATTTAAAAGATGGAATATTGCCCATCACGGTAAATGAAAATTACCTGGATGCGGATATGAAAAAGAAAACCCGCAGTTATGTGGTGGATACAGATGAAGGGCCACGTGCCGATACTTCGGTAGAAAAACTGGCCAAACTAAAACCTGTATTTGCTGCTGATGGTTGCGTTACTGCAGGTAACTCTTCTCAAACTTCAGACGGTGCCGCCTTTGTATTGGTGGTGTCGGAAAAGAAAATGAAGGAGCTGGGAGTTGAGCCTATTGCCCGATTGGTAAGCTACGGAATTGCTGGCGTGCCACCCCGCATCATGGGTATTGGTCCTATTTACGCCATTCCTAAAGCTTTAAAACAAGCGGGGATGACATTGGACCAGCTTAATCTGATTGAACTGAATGAGGCCTTTGCCTCTCAGTCGCTGGCCATTGTAAGGGAGCTGCACCTCAATACAGATATTTTAAATGTAAATGGCGGAGCAATTGCTCTGGGGCATCCTTTGGGATGTACAGGTGCTAAATTGTCCGTTCAATTGTTTAGTGAATTAAAAAGAAGAAATCAGAAATACGGAATGGTAACCATGTGCGTAGGTACAGGTCAAGGTGCTGCCGGAATTTTTGAAATGCTTTAA
- a CDS encoding OmpA family protein, with protein sequence MKQNFFKCLPWAFSALLIGGAAQAQEKPAEAGQLSTWSIGVNAGALSPISPFGGKNDFSNWKSSLGYGLYIKKQITPYFSLRLDGVRGKLKGDNSEPWDGGGTNASPVSAFETDLSYSGSLNAVVNLFNISMFNKNSAVQLYASGGAGLAGYKVKTAMGSAGLADYAGGKTISELIIPVGVGAKFKLADRVNLDLGWTVNFVDGDNLDGYYRGTNDKYNYAYGGLEFALGSGKQLAWHNPVALTYDEALQAKQTANALKGDLEAQKAENARLRSEMNDLLKDSDGDGVADKLDKCPGTPAGVVVDGSGCPLKVPAPVVQEKVIITEADRRVVADAIKNLEFDLGKATIRSKSYTTLNRVAALLIEKNFSLKLAGHTDNTGSAALNMRLSKDRAESVKAYLVSQGANASRIEATGYGMNQPIASNKTAAGRQQNRRVEFTLF encoded by the coding sequence ATGAAACAAAATTTTTTTAAATGTTTGCCTTGGGCTTTTTCGGCCTTATTAATTGGTGGTGCAGCCCAGGCACAGGAAAAACCTGCCGAAGCAGGTCAGCTTTCTACCTGGTCAATTGGTGTAAATGCAGGTGCGCTTTCTCCTATTTCCCCATTTGGAGGTAAAAATGATTTCTCCAACTGGAAATCAAGTTTGGGCTATGGCTTATACATTAAAAAACAAATCACCCCTTATTTCTCGTTGCGTTTGGATGGTGTTAGAGGTAAATTAAAAGGAGACAATTCTGAACCATGGGATGGTGGTGGTACCAACGCCAGTCCGGTTAGTGCTTTCGAAACTGATCTTTCCTATTCGGGAAGTTTGAATGCTGTAGTAAACCTGTTTAACATCAGTATGTTTAATAAAAACAGCGCGGTACAATTGTATGCTTCTGGTGGTGCCGGTTTAGCAGGATATAAAGTGAAAACAGCTATGGGGAGTGCAGGCTTAGCAGACTATGCCGGCGGCAAAACCATTAGTGAGCTCATTATTCCGGTTGGAGTAGGTGCCAAGTTTAAACTGGCCGACAGAGTAAACCTGGATCTGGGATGGACAGTGAACTTTGTGGATGGCGATAACCTGGATGGCTATTACCGAGGCACTAATGATAAATACAATTACGCTTACGGAGGTTTGGAGTTTGCCCTGGGTAGCGGAAAACAACTGGCATGGCACAATCCTGTAGCTTTAACTTATGATGAAGCGTTACAGGCAAAACAAACTGCCAACGCTTTGAAAGGCGATCTGGAAGCTCAAAAAGCGGAGAACGCCAGGTTAAGATCTGAAATGAACGATCTGTTGAAAGACAGCGATGGCGACGGGGTTGCCGATAAACTGGACAAATGTCCGGGTACTCCTGCAGGTGTGGTGGTTGATGGTTCCGGTTGCCCGCTAAAAGTACCTGCTCCGGTTGTTCAGGAGAAAGTAATCATCACCGAAGCTGACCGTAGGGTTGTAGCTGATGCTATTAAAAACCTGGAATTTGATTTGGGTAAAGCCACTATTCGCTCAAAATCGTACACTACACTGAACCGGGTAGCTGCGCTGCTAATCGAGAAAAACTTTAGCCTGAAATTGGCCGGCCACACCGACAATACCGGTTCTGCAGCTCTAAACATGAGGTTGTCTAAAGACCGCGCCGAATCTGTAAAAGCTTATTTGGTATCACAAGGCGCCAATGCTTCCAGAATTGAAGCAACAGGCTATGGTATGAACCAACCTATAGCCAGTAATAAAACTGCTGCAGGTCGTCAGCAAAACAGAAGGGTAGAGTTTACTTTGTTCTAG
- a CDS encoding deoxyribodipyrimidine photo-lyase — protein MKQEISICWLRRDLRIDDHAALYHALKGKYPVLLMFIFDEKILSRLPSPQDARVTFIFDTLQQLNREIGQLGSSILIKHGHTEQVWAEALAKYRVKEVYTNHDYEPSARERDDALAEHLRSEGIPFHTFKDQVLFEKNEIIKADKTPYTVFTPYFRQWEQKLRAFYVKAYPVNAYLHNLLPIQIGPGPSLAEMGFERSILPFPTKDFAATLQAYEEKRDFPAADATSHIGLHLRFGTISIREAARQALTQKASKWLSELAWRDFYMMILWHFPHTVHQSFKPAYDNIRWRNDEADFEKWCQGNTGYPLVDAGMRQLNATGYMHNRVRMVVASFLTKHLLIDWRWGEAYFAEKLLDYEQASNVGGWQWACGCGNDAAPYFRVFNPELQAKKFDPDHAYIHYWVPELKQQKHAEPMVEHAFARERVLKVFKAALNQ, from the coding sequence ATGAAACAAGAAATAAGTATTTGCTGGCTGCGCAGAGATTTAAGGATAGATGACCATGCCGCATTGTACCATGCCTTAAAAGGAAAATATCCCGTTTTGCTCATGTTCATCTTCGATGAAAAGATCCTGTCCAGATTGCCCAGCCCGCAAGATGCACGTGTGACCTTTATTTTTGATACACTGCAACAACTGAATAGGGAAATTGGCCAGCTTGGCTCGTCTATACTGATCAAGCATGGCCATACCGAGCAAGTATGGGCAGAGGCACTGGCCAAATACCGCGTTAAGGAAGTGTATACCAACCACGACTATGAGCCCTCGGCGCGTGAAAGAGACGATGCCCTGGCCGAACATCTCCGCTCGGAAGGCATCCCTTTCCACACGTTTAAGGATCAGGTTCTTTTTGAAAAGAACGAAATCATCAAGGCCGACAAAACGCCTTATACCGTATTCACGCCTTATTTCCGGCAATGGGAGCAAAAGCTCCGTGCGTTTTACGTCAAAGCCTATCCGGTAAATGCTTACCTACACAACCTGCTGCCCATCCAAATTGGTCCCGGCCCAAGCCTTGCTGAAATGGGTTTCGAGCGCTCAATACTCCCATTTCCCACTAAAGATTTTGCGGCTACGCTGCAGGCCTATGAAGAAAAAAGAGATTTTCCGGCTGCTGATGCGACCTCTCACATTGGTCTGCACCTTCGTTTCGGAACCATCAGTATACGTGAGGCAGCACGACAGGCCCTGACCCAAAAAGCCAGCAAATGGCTTTCGGAACTAGCCTGGCGGGACTTTTACATGATGATTTTATGGCATTTTCCGCATACCGTACATCAATCTTTTAAGCCTGCATACGACAATATCCGCTGGCGCAACGATGAAGCTGATTTTGAAAAATGGTGCCAAGGCAACACTGGCTATCCACTGGTTGATGCCGGCATGCGGCAACTGAATGCAACCGGATATATGCACAACCGGGTACGGATGGTAGTAGCCAGCTTTTTGACCAAACATTTGTTGATAGACTGGCGTTGGGGCGAGGCCTATTTCGCCGAGAAATTACTCGATTACGAGCAAGCCAGCAATGTTGGTGGCTGGCAATGGGCCTGTGGATGTGGCAACGATGCTGCGCCCTATTTCAGGGTATTTAATCCCGAGTTACAGGCCAAAAAGTTTGACCCCGACCATGCGTACATCCATTATTGGGTACCGGAGCTAAAACAGCAAAAGCATGCTGAACCTATGGTTGAACATGCTTTTGCAAGAGAAAGGGTCTTAAAAGTATTTAAAGCGGCACTAAATCAATAG
- a CDS encoding MarR family winged helix-turn-helix transcriptional regulator: MKQQETIDYFLKVVWQNVSNAYNQIASGFGITQAIGYVLINIDKEGTAVSQLAGLLGVKATSLSRMLNNMEDLGLIYRETAEGDKRSVKVYLTDLGYEKRHMAKGVVIAFNEYLGKNLTATEKNNLLVTLQKLNKLTLAYKIPVEHDEQKDK, from the coding sequence ATGAAACAGCAGGAAACAATTGATTATTTTTTAAAGGTAGTTTGGCAGAATGTGTCAAATGCTTACAACCAGATCGCGTCGGGTTTTGGAATTACACAGGCCATAGGTTATGTACTGATCAATATTGATAAGGAAGGGACCGCTGTTTCGCAGCTGGCTGGCCTGCTGGGGGTCAAGGCCACCAGTTTGTCAAGGATGCTAAACAATATGGAAGACCTGGGGTTAATATATAGGGAAACTGCCGAGGGTGATAAACGCTCGGTGAAAGTTTACCTGACCGATCTGGGTTATGAAAAAAGACATATGGCCAAAGGCGTAGTAATTGCTTTTAACGAATACCTGGGCAAAAACCTGACTGCAACAGAAAAAAATAACCTGCTGGTTACCCTGCAAAAATTGAACAAACTTACATTGGCATATAAAATTCCAGTTGAACATGATGAACAAAAAGATAAATAA
- a CDS encoding 3-hydroxyacyl-CoA dehydrogenase/enoyl-CoA hydratase family protein, whose translation MNKKINKVVVLGSGIMGSRIACHFANIGVEVLLLDIPAKESNERVDKNTIVNTALQNAVKTNPSPVYSKKVLNKITTGNFEDDMPKIAGYDWIIEVVVENLDIKKKVFEQVEQFRKPGTLVTSNTSGIPIHLMAEGRSDDFKVNFCGTHFFNPPRYLRLLEIIPTPYTNPQLVDFLMHYGDKFLGKTTVLCKDTPAFIANRVGVYSIMALLHLVEKMDLTVEEVDKFTGPALGRPKSATFRTTDVVGLDTMIKVSKGLYDNCPDDKAHDLFKLPAYVEKMEANKWLGDKTGQGFYKKTKSADGKTEILALDLKTLEYRQQVKVKSATLDLAKPIENVKDRMKVFAAGKDKAGELFRASFFGLFEYVSDRIPEISDELYRIDDAMRAGFGWDLGPFEVWDAVGVADAIEGMKKYGHEAAAWVHEMLAAGNTSFYKVENGVKQYYDIPSKTYKAVPGTEEFIILDNLRGNKVIWKNSGASIIDLGDGILNVEFHSKMNTIGGDTLQAINKAIDMAEKDYRGVVIGNDGANFSAGANVGMIFMMAVEQEWEELNLAIRMFQNTSMRIRYSSIPVVVAPHNLTLGGGCEFSLHADHVQLNAETYMGLVEFGVGVIPGGGGTKEFALRASDEYKEDQIVQNALKDRFLTIGMAKVSTSAVEAFELGYLQKDKYSISMNRSRLIADAKAKAIELADAGYTQPVRRKDIRVLGKQGLGIVYAGANTMYSGHYISEHDKKISEKLGWVMCGGDLSSPTEVTEQYLLDLEREVFLSLCGERKTLERIQSIVTKGKPLRN comes from the coding sequence ATGAACAAAAAGATAAATAAAGTAGTGGTGCTGGGCTCAGGTATTATGGGCTCGCGTATTGCCTGTCACTTTGCGAACATAGGAGTAGAAGTGCTTTTGCTGGATATCCCGGCCAAAGAAAGCAATGAGCGCGTTGATAAAAACACCATTGTAAATACAGCCTTGCAAAATGCGGTGAAGACCAATCCTTCTCCCGTGTATTCAAAAAAGGTGCTGAACAAAATTACTACCGGGAACTTTGAAGATGATATGCCAAAAATTGCCGGCTATGATTGGATTATTGAGGTGGTGGTAGAAAATCTGGACATCAAGAAAAAAGTTTTTGAACAGGTAGAACAATTCCGCAAACCGGGTACCCTGGTTACTTCCAATACTTCAGGCATTCCTATCCATCTGATGGCCGAAGGCCGTTCTGATGATTTTAAAGTAAATTTTTGCGGTACACACTTCTTCAATCCTCCACGTTATTTACGCCTGCTGGAAATTATTCCAACACCCTATACCAACCCACAGCTGGTTGACTTTTTGATGCATTATGGCGATAAGTTTTTGGGTAAAACAACTGTTTTATGTAAAGACACACCCGCATTTATTGCCAATAGGGTAGGTGTATACTCCATTATGGCCCTATTGCACCTGGTGGAGAAAATGGACCTGACGGTTGAAGAGGTAGATAAATTTACCGGACCGGCTTTAGGTCGCCCTAAATCGGCTACCTTCCGTACTACCGATGTAGTGGGATTGGACACCATGATCAAGGTATCCAAAGGCTTGTACGACAATTGTCCGGATGATAAGGCACATGACCTGTTTAAGCTGCCTGCCTACGTCGAAAAAATGGAAGCTAATAAATGGCTGGGCGACAAGACTGGACAGGGTTTTTATAAAAAAACAAAATCAGCCGATGGGAAAACTGAAATACTGGCACTAGACCTTAAAACATTGGAGTACCGGCAACAGGTAAAGGTGAAGTCGGCCACACTGGACCTTGCCAAACCTATCGAAAATGTAAAAGACCGGATGAAGGTATTTGCTGCCGGCAAGGATAAGGCTGGCGAACTGTTCAGGGCATCCTTTTTTGGCTTGTTTGAATATGTATCAGACAGAATTCCCGAGATTTCTGACGAACTATATAGAATTGATGACGCTATGCGTGCTGGCTTTGGCTGGGATTTGGGACCATTTGAAGTCTGGGATGCTGTAGGTGTGGCCGATGCCATTGAGGGTATGAAAAAATACGGGCATGAAGCTGCAGCCTGGGTTCATGAAATGCTTGCCGCCGGCAATACTTCCTTTTATAAAGTAGAAAACGGGGTTAAGCAGTATTATGATATTCCTTCCAAAACCTATAAGGCAGTCCCTGGTACCGAAGAATTTATTATCCTGGATAACCTGAGGGGCAATAAAGTAATCTGGAAAAACTCCGGCGCTTCGATCATCGATCTGGGAGATGGTATCCTAAATGTGGAGTTCCACTCTAAAATGAATACTATTGGTGGCGATACCCTGCAAGCTATTAACAAAGCCATTGACATGGCCGAAAAAGATTACAGAGGGGTAGTAATTGGTAATGACGGGGCCAACTTCTCGGCGGGGGCTAATGTAGGGATGATCTTTATGATGGCGGTTGAGCAGGAGTGGGAAGAATTGAACCTGGCCATCAGAATGTTCCAGAATACTTCCATGCGCATCCGATATTCGTCTATCCCGGTAGTGGTGGCACCACATAATTTAACACTGGGTGGTGGCTGCGAGTTTAGCTTACACGCCGATCACGTGCAGCTCAATGCCGAAACTTATATGGGACTGGTTGAATTTGGCGTAGGGGTAATTCCTGGTGGAGGTGGCACAAAGGAATTCGCCTTGCGGGCCTCCGACGAATACAAAGAAGACCAGATTGTACAAAATGCATTAAAAGATAGGTTCCTGACCATCGGCATGGCAAAAGTGTCTACTTCAGCCGTTGAGGCCTTTGAACTGGGCTATTTGCAAAAAGATAAATACTCCATTTCGATGAACCGGAGCAGGTTGATTGCCGATGCAAAGGCCAAAGCTATTGAACTGGCCGATGCCGGATACACCCAACCGGTAAGGCGTAAAGACATCAGGGTTTTAGGTAAACAGGGATTGGGCATTGTTTATGCTGGTGCCAACACCATGTATTCGGGTCACTATATTTCCGAACATGATAAAAAGATTTCCGAAAAACTGGGTTGGGTAATGTGTGGTGGTGATCTTTCTTCTCCAACGGAAGTTACAGAGCAATATCTGCTGGATCTGGAACGCGAAGTGTTTTTATCGCTTTGTGGTGAACGCAAAACTTTAGAGCGGATACAGAGCATTGTAACTAAGGGAAAACCGCTGAGGAATTAG
- a CDS encoding FKBP-type peptidyl-prolyl cis-trans isomerase produces MLKTSALLGFVLMAAAFAACKKDAPYNEAAQMDIDDAIIVKYMADSNVKATKDASGLYYNIIRAGREDVQYMDTTKIYANYRAKILKDTVYFSRSVDSTFFFNMPGNIAGWKRGVELAKLGGLVRLLIPSPLAYQQRTFTAGKKIPPNSILDITLEIVSVNKKPK; encoded by the coding sequence ATGTTAAAAACCAGTGCTTTGTTGGGCTTTGTTTTGATGGCAGCAGCCTTTGCTGCGTGCAAGAAAGATGCGCCTTACAATGAAGCTGCACAGATGGATATTGATGATGCCATTATTGTAAAATACATGGCAGATAGCAATGTTAAAGCCACAAAGGATGCCTCTGGTTTGTATTATAACATTATAAGGGCTGGTCGTGAGGATGTTCAATACATGGATACCACAAAAATATACGCCAATTACAGAGCGAAAATTTTGAAAGATACCGTGTATTTTAGCCGAAGTGTAGACAGTACTTTTTTCTTTAACATGCCAGGCAATATAGCCGGATGGAAAAGAGGCGTAGAGCTGGCAAAATTAGGTGGGTTGGTTAGGTTGCTGATCCCTTCGCCGCTGGCTTATCAGCAGCGTACATTCACCGCCGGAAAGAAAATTCCACCAAATTCAATATTAGATATTACCTTAGAAATAGTTTCTGTAAATAAAAAACCCAAATGA
- a CDS encoding FKBP-type peptidyl-prolyl cis-trans isomerase, with translation MIKKLSLYTIALLGCLVLFNSCKKEYESIGTLDERAIADYLKQNNITATKDESGFYYQIITPGTGAAVANSDSIFYSYDFKHTNGTSFLKSPDYQVPATFLGYTDRFSFRTLPALRLTLSKLKKGGTARIILPSSMAFGKNGQTALGVEPNEIVIIEVGLLPYLNKVELDNALLNKFIAANNLQPVLDPTRVRYIITAEGTGKQDVKETSKIKAKYTGRLLNGTVFDSSADGIDFKLNEVIAGWTKIIPGKIGVGGKIRLLIPSDWGYGQFNQTDGNGSVTIPANSCLDFDIEILSVTN, from the coding sequence ATGATTAAAAAGTTATCATTATATACCATTGCCTTGTTAGGCTGTTTAGTGCTGTTCAATTCCTGTAAAAAAGAATATGAATCTATTGGAACCTTAGATGAACGTGCAATTGCGGACTATCTTAAACAAAATAACATTACTGCCACAAAAGATGAATCGGGTTTTTATTATCAGATCATTACTCCGGGTACAGGAGCTGCGGTAGCCAACAGTGACTCTATATTTTATAGTTACGATTTTAAACATACCAACGGCACTTCATTTTTAAAGAGCCCCGACTATCAGGTTCCTGCTACTTTTTTAGGCTATACCGATAGATTTAGCTTCAGGACCTTACCTGCACTAAGACTTACTTTGTCGAAATTGAAAAAAGGTGGAACGGCCAGAATTATCCTGCCCTCAAGCATGGCCTTTGGAAAAAATGGTCAGACTGCCCTGGGTGTAGAGCCAAATGAGATTGTGATCATCGAAGTAGGTTTGTTGCCTTATTTGAACAAGGTGGAGCTGGACAATGCTTTGCTCAATAAATTTATAGCAGCCAATAACCTGCAACCGGTGTTAGACCCTACCCGGGTGAGGTATATCATTACCGCCGAAGGAACAGGAAAGCAGGATGTAAAGGAGACCTCAAAAATCAAAGCAAAATATACCGGCAGATTATTGAATGGGACCGTATTTGATTCCAGTGCTGATGGCATTGACTTTAAGTTGAACGAAGTAATTGCGGGCTGGACAAAAATTATTCCCGGAAAAATTGGTGTAGGGGGAAAAATCAGGTTATTGATCCCGTCTGATTGGGGCTACGGACAGTTTAACCAAACGGATGGAAATGGATCAGTAACGATTCCTGCAAACTCATGCCTGGATTTCGATATCGAGATTCTGAGCGTAACGAATTAA